In a genomic window of Chryseobacterium sp. G0162:
- a CDS encoding STM3941 family protein, whose amino-acid sequence MKEHHFYSSKIKSLVLLIISCVFTFGLSYSDFKDENIFIIGILSLGITLFSFGILYSILLLVRTEPLLTVADQQIIVYNVLRKPTFIKFDEVTLFFIVDMRHYGIKTSSYICVITKKPKENPNVIDKVSTTILPHLKGIRYSIQTDILNVKAKVLLKLLNSRIRPYSLLGKEDKW is encoded by the coding sequence ATGAAAGAGCATCATTTTTATTCCAGTAAAATTAAAAGCCTGGTACTGCTTATCATTTCATGTGTTTTTACTTTTGGTCTTTCCTACTCGGATTTCAAGGATGAGAATATTTTTATAATAGGAATTCTTTCTCTTGGAATTACGCTTTTTTCATTTGGAATACTGTACTCAATACTGCTGCTAGTACGAACAGAGCCTTTACTGACTGTAGCAGATCAGCAGATTATTGTTTATAATGTATTGAGAAAGCCCACATTCATCAAGTTTGACGAAGTCACTTTATTTTTTATAGTAGATATGCGGCATTATGGGATTAAGACCTCATCCTATATCTGTGTTATCACGAAGAAGCCAAAAGAGAATCCTAATGTCATAGACAAGGTATCTACAACAATATTGCCTCATTTAAAAGGAATCCGTTACAGTATTCAGACCGATATCTTAAATGTAAAGGCAAAGGTTTTGCTGAAGCTTTTGAATAGCAGGATCAGACCTTATAGCTTGCTGGGTAAAGAAGATAAATGGTAG